From the genome of Candidatus Binatia bacterium:
CACGGCGCGTTCGACGAACTGGCGCTTCCAATCGAAGATGATCTGGTCGGCCCGCACCCGTTCGCACAGCACGTCGTGATCGGCCTCGATGTGGAACAAGCGGGCAATGAACGCGCCGACATGCGGCGCGACGCGGATGAGCAGTTCGGACTCCTGCAGCCGTTCGACTCCGCCGCCACTGGCGTTGCGGTAGCGCTCGAACTCCGCCGCCAGCGCCGGATCGCTTTCGTGGAGCGTCTGCAGAAATGCCTTGTCGAGCGCCTCGAGGCGCCGGACACGATTCAGATCGGCGTATTTGAACCCGGGAATCCCGAGTTGCAGGTTCCACGCTCGGGCTTCCTCACGGAGATTCTGCGGCAGATGTTTCAAAGCCATTTCGCTGATGTGCTCCCTTTCATGCCGCTTGCGTGGCCAGCAGCTGCCGGCCACGGGTGGGCCTTCGCGACGCTCGGTACCTGGCCTACGTAGCGTTGTTTTCTTATTGAGGAAAGTGCTGGGAGGCAGGTTCTCTCGGTCGCCGCTTACGAACGTCCGCGATCTTTCGCGCGCTCATCACCAGCCAGAATCGCTTGGCGTGATGGAATTGGATCTCGCCAAGGCCAACCCTCTCACACCGGGCCTTCAATTCGCTGGCAGAAAACAGGTGGACGCCCAGGAAGGCGACGGAGCCGTCGGTCAGTGCGGACAGTGGTCCACTGTACCGGCGAGCGGCGCTGACAATGAAGAGACCGCCCGGTTTCAGCACGCGATGCACCTCGCGCAGAGCCCGCGCCGCATTGGGGAAGAGATGCAGTGCCCCACCGCAGTTGACCAGGTCGAAGCGCTCTGACGGGAACGGCAAGCGCAGCGCCTTGCCGCGAATCAGAACGATATTGCTCAGCCGCTCCTCGTGGGCACGCTGGCTGGCGTAGCGCAGCATGGGCAGAGAGAGGTCCAACCCCGCCACGGTGCCCGCCTGCGCTCGCTGGGCCAGCGGGCGCGTATAGATTCCTGAACCGCAGGCCAGATCGAGCACCGTGTCCGCACGCTTCACGCTGGCGACACGGAAGACGAGCGCTTGTTCTTGCTCGAAAGAGATCCCCATGGACTCCGCCGCTAGCACGCTGCGCCGCCACCAGTGGCTCTCGTAAATGCGGACGACGGATTCCGATTCCATGACGCGCTGTACGAGGCTGCGCCTCACGGCGACGCCGGGCATGAGATCGATCACGCCCTGGTCAACCGGGTACGCCGCCGAGCAGGTGCCACAGCACACCACTTCGGCCCGCGCCGCCGGGAAAACGAGAAAGCCCTGGTTGCATTTTGGACAGCGCACCAGCTCGTTCCGGATCGCGGTGTTCACGCCTCTCCTCCCTTGGCGGGCATGCCGAGATCTGCCAGTGTCGCTTTTCACCCGATACCCATGCAAACTGTGGTTGCCACATGCTTACTGGAACAGGAGAGCCGGTGTCAAAGCACGCCGGGTAAGGTTGGCTCGGGCGGATAGAGCAACATGGGATCAATTGACGAGTTCTCGTTGTCCGTTCGGCTGTTTTTGAAAGCCTACCGGTGGCGCCGGATTGATCCGGTGCCGTGGACGCCGCTGGCCCAGCCGCTCTCACAATGCCGGCTGGCCGTGGTGTCCAGCGCCGGATTCGTGGCGCCCGGGCAGCCCGCCTTCGATAGCTCGGTGCGTGGGGGCGATGTGTCGTTTCGCGATATTCCGTCCGAGATCGATGTGCAGACTTTGGTCGACACGCACCGCAGTGAATCCTTTGACCACACGGGATTGCGTGAGGACCCGAATCTGGCGTTCCCGATCGACCGGGTTCGTGAGCTGGCCGAGCGGGGACGGATCGGTTCGGTCAATCATCGGCACTTGTCCTTCATGGGCTCGATCACCGCGCCGGGGCGTCTGGTGCGCGACACCGCGCCCGAGGTTGCCCGCCGGCTGGTAGCCGACGGCGTCGACGTCGCCCTGCTGGTTCCGGTTTGACCGTTCTGTAACCAGGCCGTGTGCCTGGTCGCCGCCGAGATCGAGCGCCAGGGCATCGCCACGGTGACGATTCAACTGCTGCGCGAAGTGGCGGAACGAGTTCGTCCGCCACGCGCCTTGTTCGTGCCATTCCGCCACGGGTATCCGCTGGGAAGACCCAACGATCCGGCGACGCAGCATGCCGTGCTCGAAGCGGCGTTGCGGCTGCTGGAAGATCCGTCGCTCCGGCCGCCGGCGCTTGTGGATCTTTTCCCCAAGCGGCCTCGGGATGCGTCGCCCTCATCGTGACCGTCTCCATCAGAAGCGCTGCGAAGACGGATCAATGTGACTATGAGGTGCCCCGGCCTCGCGGCCGCCACCTTAAGCAACTGCAAACAGCTACTGCCTAGAAGTCGGGCACACCCTCCTGCGCATAGCGCCCATATCGGCATCGCGTATAGGAATCGATGTATGGCATCGGCATTGCTGAGTTCCATCGTCCGTGAGTTCTCGCGGGTCAGCCCCTCCTAAGAGCGGCCGGCGAGACCTGCACGGGCGGGCTGATGACTCACGGGTCACCAGCCCGATCTTTGCTGAAAGGAGTGTCGATGAAGAAGATCGAGGCAATTATCAAACCCTTCAAGCTCGACGAGGTCAAAGAGGCGCTTGGCCGGGAAGGCATTCAAGGCATGACGGTCTCTGAGGTCCAAGGCTTCGGACGGCAGAAGGGCCACACCGAACTCTACCGGG
Proteins encoded in this window:
- a CDS encoding class I SAM-dependent methyltransferase, which encodes MNTAIRNELVRCPKCNQGFLVFPAARAEVVCCGTCSAAYPVDQGVIDLMPGVAVRRSLVQRVMESESVVRIYESHWWRRSVLAAESMGISFEQEQALVFRVASVKRADTVLDLACGSGIYTRPLAQRAQAGTVAGLDLSLPMLRYASQRAHEERLSNIVLIRGKALRLPFPSERFDLVNCGGALHLFPNAARALREVHRVLKPGGLFIVSAARRYSGPLSALTDGSVAFLGVHLFSASELKARCERVGLGEIQFHHAKRFWLVMSARKIADVRKRRPREPASQHFPQ
- a CDS encoding glycine/sarcosine/betaine reductase selenoprotein B family protein, coding for MGSIDEFSLSVRLFLKAYRWRRIDPVPWTPLAQPLSQCRLAVVSSAGFVAPGQPAFDSSVRGGDVSFRDIPSEIDVQTLVDTHRSESFDHTGLREDPNLAFPIDRVRELAERGRIGSVNHRHLSFMGSITAPGRLVRDTAPEVARRLVADGVDVALLVPV